Proteins encoded within one genomic window of Ailuropoda melanoleuca isolate Jingjing chromosome 16, ASM200744v2, whole genome shotgun sequence:
- the LOC117796622 gene encoding uncharacterized protein LOC117796622 → MALPQEDTRDLKPLDKRDCCRPPQKLGEALPTLAHRLLHPRPGKSWSSTLCPCHCMSPGRSGPGRRSSCVCGFFSPHPAIIITLSSNQPCLPASGLGSHTSVGWEASRPQSCTFWMGFHQSVSYPVRLRHPNIPAPSLDGVTVLLLCQDYAAQGDLKPASPDSHGGRQLLGSLERRPRTRVSTSPWTWPGCPDPPAATGPGDRPVGAGSLGDSAPGCFGVPRAHRSEERGRTLLSSVLPSMDLYCKVDNDSSNDAIGTSLRVETTSHVLFPSITVVVALCGLVGNGVVIWLVRLSIKKISFCIYVSLVVAEFMHLGLQIVFCVRQVLRSSLHTCQPS, encoded by the exons ATGGCCCTGCCACAGGAAGACACACGGGACCTGAAGCCCCTTGATAAGCGAGACTGCTGCCGCCCTccccagaagctgggggaggcCCTGCCCACCCTTGCCCACAGGCTCCTGCACCCGCGTCCAGGTAAGAGTTGGTCGTCCACACTTTGTCCTTGTCACTGCATGTCCCCCGGGAGGTCGGGCCCCGGACGGCGTTCCTCCTGCGTCTGCGgcttcttctccccccaccctgccatcaTCATCACTTTGTCCTCAAACCAGCCGTGTCTCCCGGCATCTGGGCTTGGGTCCCACACCTCTGTGGGGTGGGAAGCATCGAGGCCTCAGTCGTGCACCTTCTGGATGGGTTTTCACCAATCTGTGTCTTACCCCGTCCGCCTACGCCACCCCAACATTCCTGCCCCATCGTTGGATGGAGTGACGGTGCTGTTGCTGTGTCAGGACTACGCAGCGCAGGGAGACCTTAAACCGGCCTCGCCAGACAGCCACGGAGGCCGGCAGCTGCTCGGCTCCCTAGAGAGGAGACCTCGGACCCGGGTGAGCACGTCACCGTGGACATGGCCTGGATGCCCTGACCCTCCTGCAGCCACCGGACCTGGTGACCGGCCAGTGGGAGCAGGTTCCCTTGGAGACAGCGCCCCGGGATGTTTTG GGGTGCCCAGAGCCCACCGGTCAGAGGAGCGCGGCAGGACCCTCCTGAGCTCGGTCCTCCCCAGCATGGACCTGTACTGCAAGGTCGACAACGATTCCAGCAATGATGCCATAGGCACGTCTCTGAGAGTGGAGACTACTAGCCACGTGCTCTTCCCGTCCATCACGGTGGTCGTGGCCCTTTGTGGGCTGGTGGGAAATGGAGTCGTAATCTGGCTTGTCCGTTTGTCCATCAAGAAAATCTCCTTCTGCATATACGTCAGTCTCGTGGTGGCGGAGTTCATGCACCTGGGTTTGCAGATCGTGTTCTGTGTGCGACAGGTCCTCAGGTCTTCCCTCCA CACCTGTCAGCCATCGTGA